The Metabacillus schmidteae genome has a segment encoding these proteins:
- a CDS encoding sugar ABC transporter permease, whose product MIGLSLKNKISTVIIYTILIITTIFVLYPVVWVITGSLNPGDSLFSTSLIPESLSLRHYAYLFQETDYLLWYKNTLKIAFWNMVLSTFLVVTAAYAFSRFRFPGRKQGLMTMLVLQMFPGFMGMIAIYILLLQMNLLDNHWGLILVYAGGSIPFGAWLVKGYFDGLPRSLEEAAKIDGASHVTIFYKIMMPLSKPILVFIGVTNFIGPWMDFIFARLVLRSGEKKTLAIGLFEMVTGRGNSEFTTFAAGAVLVAVPITILFFIFQDQLVDGLKAGANKG is encoded by the coding sequence ATGATCGGTTTATCTTTGAAAAATAAAATAAGCACCGTGATCATTTATACCATTTTAATTATTACCACGATCTTTGTCCTTTATCCGGTAGTCTGGGTTATTACTGGGTCCTTGAACCCTGGCGATTCCTTATTTTCAACTAGTTTAATCCCAGAGTCATTATCATTGCGGCATTACGCCTATTTATTCCAAGAAACGGATTATCTTCTTTGGTATAAAAATACGCTGAAAATTGCGTTTTGGAATATGGTTTTATCTACTTTCTTAGTTGTTACAGCAGCATACGCATTTTCAAGATTCCGTTTTCCAGGTAGAAAACAGGGGCTAATGACAATGCTTGTTTTACAAATGTTCCCTGGTTTTATGGGAATGATTGCAATCTATATTCTCTTATTGCAAATGAATTTGCTAGATAACCATTGGGGGCTGATTCTAGTATATGCAGGTGGTTCGATTCCATTTGGTGCATGGCTAGTTAAGGGATACTTTGATGGTCTTCCAAGAAGCTTAGAAGAAGCAGCAAAAATTGATGGTGCAAGCCATGTCACAATCTTCTATAAAATTATGATGCCACTTTCAAAACCGATCTTAGTATTTATTGGGGTCACGAACTTTATTGGACCGTGGATGGACTTTATTTTTGCAAGACTCGTTCTTCGCTCAGGTGAAAAGAAGACATTAGCAATTGGTTTATTTGAAATGGTAACAGGACGGGGAAATAGTGAATTTACAACTTTTGCAGCAGGGGCAGTATTAGTAGCTGTACCGATTACTATTTTATTTTTCATCTTTCAGGACCAACTTGTAGATGGTCTAAAAGCGGGAGCTAATAAAGGGTAA